The genomic DNA TAGCATGTACTGATAATCTCGCAGAAGACGCTCGAGTCGTCGATCTCGGAGACTGTGCCGGGCACCCCGATGCGCGCGCAGAGCGCGGCGAAGCCGGCAGGCGTCACGCGTCCCGAGCGGAAGCCGTCCGAGCAGACGATGTAGCCATCGCGGCAGGCCGGCAGGTCCAGCGGTCCGAGCAGGCCGGCCGCGGCCTGTGCCTCGAACCAGGCGAGGCGGTGGGGCCAGAAGGCATCGGCGTAGCTCGAGAAGATCGCCCGTCCCCCGGGGCGCAGCACGCGCAGTGCTTCGGCGAGTAGCGCTGCCTGGTCCACGCCGAAGGCGCAGATGCCGTTCTGCACGCAGGCCACGGCGTCGAAAAAGCCATCCGCGAAAGCGAGCCGGACAGCATCCATGCGGAGCCAGTGGGCGGCCGCTCCCAGTGGCGTGTGGGCGGCGGCCAGGGCCAGGCTTGCGGGCGCCGTGTCGATGCCCGTGACCTGCCGCTCGTCGCCCAGCAGCCGCTGAGTGACGCGTCCCGTCCCGCAGCCCAGTTCCAGCACTCGCCAGCCGGGCTGGAGGCGCGAGCGCAGATGCGCAATCTCGGCCTCCAGGTACTGCCGCACGCGCGGGCCGGCCAGCGCGTAGCAGGCATCCAGGCGCTCTCCCTCCAGACGGCCCGCGTAGTAGCCGGTCACGGCCTGTCGCTCCCTTTGCTTCCTGCGCTTTGGACCCTGGACCCTCGCCCCGCGGGCGTCAAGGGTCTGGAACCGTTTCTGCACCTGGGTCTTTGCTGGCCGATACGC from bacterium includes the following:
- a CDS encoding class I SAM-dependent methyltransferase; its protein translation is MIAYRPAKTQVQKRFQTLDARGARVQGPKRRKQRERQAVTGYYAGRLEGERLDACYALAGPRVRQYLEAEIAHLRSRLQPGWRVLELGCGTGRVTQRLLGDERQVTGIDTAPASLALAAAHTPLGAAAHWLRMDAVRLAFADGFFDAVACVQNGICAFGVDQAALLAEALRVLRPGGRAIFSSYADAFWPHRLAWFEAQAAAGLLGPLDLPACRDGYIVCSDGFRSGRVTPAGFAALCARIGVPGTVSEIDDSSVFCEIISTC